The sequence below is a genomic window from Sinorhizobium terangae.
ACTTCGACCCCGTCGAGCAGGATGCTGCCGCCATCCCGGCGGTAGGCGCCGGTCAGGCATTTGATGAGCGTCGATTTGCCGGCGCCGTTTTCGCCGAGAAGCGCGTGAACTTCGCCTCGCTGGAGATGGAAGTCGACCTTGTCCAAGGCCTTGGTTCCGGGAAAGCCCTTGTCGATCCGGACCGCCGTAAGAATGTTGTCGCTGCTGGCTTGCATGGATACCGTCTCAGGAAAGTCGAGACCGGATGGAGACAACAGTGCCGCATCGCGGCGACGTCTGCTCGTTTCTGGTCGGACTCTCTTTGCAGAAGGGCAGAAGCGACCCGCACCGGATCTGCCGGGCGGGTCGCAAACGAGATCAGTAGCCGAGGCCCTTCTTCTCCTCGTAGACCTTCATCGGATCATCGGCTTGTGTATAAAGCTTCGATTCCGTCTGGATCCATTTTGCCGGCGCCTTGCCATCCTTGAGGTAGGCGGCGAGGGCGTCGAAGGCGGGACCGGCCATGTTCGGGGTCAGTTCGACCGTCGCGTTGGCTTCGCCCGCGGCCATGGCCTGGAAGATATCCGGAACGGCATCGATTGAGACGACGAGAATGTCCTTGCCCGGCTTCAGGCCGGCTTCCTTGATGGCCTGGATCGCGCCGACGGCCATGTCGTCGTTATGGGCGTAGAGCGCGCAGATGTTCTTGCCGCCGCCTTCCGCCTTCAGGAAGCTTTCCATGACTTCCTTGCCCTTGGTGCGGGTGAAGTCGCCGGTCTGGCTGCGGATGATCTTCAGGTTGTCGTGGCCAGAGAGGGCCTGTTCGAAGCCCTTCTTGCGGTCGATCGCCGGCGACGAACCAGTCGTGCCCTGAAGCTCGACGACGTTGCAGGGCTTGCCGGCAACGGTATCGGCAAGCCACTTGCCGGCGACGTTGCCTTCGTGGACGAGATCGGAGGTCACAGCGGTCAAATAAAGATCGTCGGATGCGTCGACCGTGCGGTCGAGCAGGATGACAGGAATTTCCGCATCCTTCGCCTCTTGCAGGACTTCGTCCCAGCCGGTCGCGACCACGGGAGCGACAAGGATAGCGTTCACGCCTTGCGCGATGAAGGAACGAATGGCCTTGATCTGGTTTTCCTGCTTCTGCTGCGCATCGGCGAATTTGAGATCGATTCCGCGCTGCTCGGCCTGCTGCTTCGTCAGCGTCGTTTCAGCGGCGCGCCAGCCGGACTCCGATCCGATCTGGGAAAAGCCGACGACGAGTTCCGCGGCCGATGCGCTGCCAAAAGTGCAGGCAGCAAGAATCGTTGCACTCGCGAGTGCCTTCGCAAATTTCATGATTTCCTCCCAATGAAAGCTGCTCTCCATGCAGCTGCCGAGAAAAAATCATATAATATTACTTTTGTAAACTCACGTTTGAAATCATCCCGCATATTCGCGCCAGAAATCGGGCGGCCACTTGACGAGTCAAAGCGTCGCCAGCGTGCGGTTCGATAATGTCCCCGAATAGAGTTGTCGGATGCTCAGCTTGTTTTCCAGCGCGATGATGATGTCCTCGCTGAAGTCCACGCCGTAAAGCGCGGCGATCTCCGGGAGGGCTCCGGGACTGTAGACATTGATCTCCAGTATCTTGTCGCCGACGATGTCGAGGCCGACCAGGAACATTCCGTCTTCCACGAGTTTTGGTCGGAGCTTTTCCGCCAGGGCGAGGATTTCCGGCGTGACCGTTGCCGCTTCGGGCGTTCCGCTGGCGTGCATATTCGAGCGCACATCACCCTTGGCCGGCACCCGGCGGAGCGCGGCATGAACGCCATCGCGCTCCAATGGCCGTCCGTTCATGAGAAAAAGGCGGACGTCACCGGCAGTCGCTTCGGGCAGGTAGGTCTGGGCGATCAGGTACCCTTCGCCGCTGGCAACCTCGAATATCTGATTGAGGTTGGCTTCTTCCCTGGAACTGATCTTGAAAACGTTCTTGCCGCCTGATCCCTGCAGTGGCTTCAGGATCACGCCATCAGGATGCGCATCGATGAAGTCGCGGATTTCCTCGATGCTCCGGGAGATCATTGAGACGGGGCGAACAACTTCCGGAAAACCTTGCAAATAGAGCTTGTTCTGGGCACTCGCCAAGCCAGCCGGATCGTTGACGACGATCACGCCGCGATCGGCTGCCAGATGTCCGAAATTCACGCCGGCATAGGCCGCCCAAGAACGCTTTTCGGCATCTTCCGAAGGATCGTTGCGCAGAAAAAGCACGTCGATGTCATTGGCGTCGATCGTCTTGATCTTTGCCCGCTCGTCCTTGAGCGCATTGAGCAACGTCTCCGGCTTTTTCGGTTTCGGGCCATGCAGGGTCGTGGCGCGGACTATCAGGCTGTCGTCGGAACGCAGCACGAAATCCCCCGGCATGACGTAGCAAACATCGTGGCCACGGGCGAGCGCAGCGAGCGCAAGCCAGGTCGTGGCGTAATAGGTGGCCTCGCCTTCGATGGAATTGACGAAAAAGGCGATGCGCATGTCCGGCTCCTAATGTTCGACCATGTCGAGCGGCGACATACCGGCGCGTGCTCTGGCCAGGCGCGAAGGTGCTTCCGGATTATCAAGAAATATAGGGTGCACGGCCGGCACACCAAGCAGCCCACGGGCACTCAGTTCCTGCATGACGCCAAAATGCGAAGCGGCGATCTTTCCCATCCAGAAGGGCTCCAAGGCGCCGTCGGCCGCCAGATGGGCGAGGAGTTGCAGAAGGCCGCGCAGATAGATCGCATCCTTGGCGAGACCCC
It includes:
- a CDS encoding glutathione synthase, giving the protein MRIAFFVNSIEGEATYYATTWLALAALARGHDVCYVMPGDFVLRSDDSLIVRATTLHGPKPKKPETLLNALKDERAKIKTIDANDIDVLFLRNDPSEDAEKRSWAAYAGVNFGHLAADRGVIVVNDPAGLASAQNKLYLQGFPEVVRPVSMISRSIEEIRDFIDAHPDGVILKPLQGSGGKNVFKISSREEANLNQIFEVASGEGYLIAQTYLPEATAGDVRLFLMNGRPLERDGVHAALRRVPAKGDVRSNMHASGTPEAATVTPEILALAEKLRPKLVEDGMFLVGLDIVGDKILEINVYSPGALPEIAALYGVDFSEDIIIALENKLSIRQLYSGTLSNRTLATL
- the ytfQ gene encoding galactofuranose ABC transporter, galactofuranose-binding protein YtfQ yields the protein MKFAKALASATILAACTFGSASAAELVVGFSQIGSESGWRAAETTLTKQQAEQRGIDLKFADAQQKQENQIKAIRSFIAQGVNAILVAPVVATGWDEVLQEAKDAEIPVILLDRTVDASDDLYLTAVTSDLVHEGNVAGKWLADTVAGKPCNVVELQGTTGSSPAIDRKKGFEQALSGHDNLKIIRSQTGDFTRTKGKEVMESFLKAEGGGKNICALYAHNDDMAVGAIQAIKEAGLKPGKDILVVSIDAVPDIFQAMAAGEANATVELTPNMAGPAFDALAAYLKDGKAPAKWIQTESKLYTQADDPMKVYEEKKGLGY